Proteins encoded within one genomic window of Calonectris borealis chromosome 1, bCalBor7.hap1.2, whole genome shotgun sequence:
- the JAM2 gene encoding junctional adhesion molecule B, protein MKTSLLVCSVAEAFNTRTSFPCETESSDHPIPAFNTDRKVSGISIETDNKNVKAEEFKEAILSCKHKFSKGMSLRIEWKKIQSQGVSFVYYNGEFTGDLRGRAEMLNTGIRIRNVTRRDSGTYRCEISAKSEEGQRLGEATITLTVLVAPTTPVCEVPSSAMTGTVVELSCKETEGSPPSEYQWYKNGVALLEKTGTGSARGANITYTMNKKSGTLLFNTVTKNDTGEYFCEASNGIGLSQKCSVKRMQVDDLNVSGIIAAVVFVALVMALCGLGVFYAQKKGYFTKESSSQKKTNYQSTSEKDFKHTKSFVI, encoded by the exons ATGAAAACCTCTTTGCTAGTCTGCTCTGTAGCAGAGGCATTCAACACAAGAACTTCTTTCCCCTGTGAGACTGAGAGCTCAGATCATCCAATACCAGCTTTTAATACAG ATCGTAAAGTGTCTGGAATTTCCATTGAAACGgataacaaaaatgtaaaagcagagGAATTTAAGG AGGCTATTCTTAGTTGCAAGCACAAATTTTCAAAAGGGATGAGCTTAAGAATAGAATGGAAGAAAATCCAGTCTCAAGGAGTCTCATTTGTCTACTACAATGGTGAATTTACAG GTGATCTTCGAGGCCGAGCAGAGATGCTGAATACAGGAATCCGTATTAGAAATGTGACTAGAAGGGATTCTGGGACCTACCGCTGTGAAATCAGTGCAAAGAGTGAAGAGGGGCAACGCCTGGGAGAGGCTACTATTACTCTCACAGTATTGG TTGCTCCGACCACTCCGGTGTGTGAGGTACCCAGCTCCGCAATGACGGGAACAGTAGTGGAACTGAGCTGTAAGGAGACTGAGGGGTCTCCTCCGTCTGAGTACCAGTGGTACAAGAATGGTGTTGCCTTACTGGAAAAGACGGGAACAGGCAGTGCTAGAGGAGCAAACATAACTTACACCATGAATAAAAAGTCTGGCACTCTG CTATTTAACACAGTTACAAAGAATGACACTGGAGAGTATTTCTGTGAAGCCTCCAATGGGATTGGATTATCTCAGAAATGCTCAGTGAAGCGAATGCAAGTTG ATGACCTTAATGTAAGCGGTATCATCGCTGCTGTAGTATTTGTGGCTCTGGTAATGGCATTGTGTGGCCTTGGAGTATTTTATGCCCAAAAAAAGGGCTACTTTAcaa aggaaaGTTCTTCCCA AAAGAAGACCAACTATCAATCTACAAGTGAAAAG GATTTCAAGCATACAAAGTCCTTTGTCATTTAG